The following proteins are encoded in a genomic region of Oncorhynchus keta strain PuntledgeMale-10-30-2019 chromosome 35, Oket_V2, whole genome shotgun sequence:
- the LOC118368863 gene encoding uncharacterized protein DDB_G0290685-like isoform X48, translating into MMHSLCTTDTGYHPHGLINQGATCYLNSVLQVFFMTKDFREAIESQVFPNDQEQETIDHKLKRLFQKLKEKEADTKDISWTLDIQTVYEQRDAAEFFEKILSTVKNNVSKIFEGQLSHTISCANSHISNIEPGPFWVLPLSMDVTLGPGQSYSVNDGFEEFFEKSTITGDKLYCAKCNEEVEATTACKMVHHPEILTLLLKRFEFDYHGMTYVKIKRSVDVPHKLQTENGAYELYAIVDHEGSLRSGHYTATIRSYEDQKWYLFNDSNVSLITLEPNLRSQSAYLLIYRTCGYRQEEDKRSGGNREEDGKSVCGKKEKEGEKKLSGGNRGDEEGSSWSKRRGNEKDAAKKTPEYEWIVNWFYSCITTIGSWGKRGEYKIDADENKGEGGKSTDGENGDGGKERSGAKREDDKTSGEKSTDEDQRSGGNSSEDDDRSGGNRRGEGDKRSGGNSEEEAKRPGGNSMEKDKRSGGNSEEEEKRPGGNREGDKISGRNSEEEDKRSGGNSGGDNKRTGGNSEEEEKRPGGNREGDKISGRNSEEEDKRPGGNRGEDDTRSDGNSSEDDDRSGGNRRGEDDKRSGGSSGEDDTSSGGSSGEDDTRSVGNSGEDHNRSGGNRRGEGDKRSGGNSEEEGKRSGGNSKEEDKRPGGNRREYNKRSGGNSIEDDDRSGGNRRGEGDKRSGGSSGEDDKRSGGNSIEDDDRSGGNRRGEGDKRLGGSSGEDDKRSGGNRGEYNKRSGGNSIEDDTRSGGNSIEDDDRSGGNRRGEGDKRSGGNSIEDDDRSGGNREKDDKMSGEKSKEEDQRSGGNSSEDNNRSDGNSKEEDQRSGGNSSEDNNRSDGNSKEEDQRSGGNSSEDNNRSDGNSKEEDQRSGGNSGENNNRSDGNSKEEDQRSGGNSGENNNRSDGNSKEEDQRSGGNSSEDNNRSDGNSKEEDQRSGGNSGENNNRSDGNSKEEDQRSGGNSGENNNRSDGNSKEEDQRSGGNSSEDNNRSDGNSKEEDQRSGGNSIEDDTSSGGNSSEDDDRSGGNRRGEGDNRSGGNSEEEDKRPGGNSKEGDKRPGGNRGEYIKRSGGNSKEDDTRSGGNSSEDDDRSGGNRRGEVDKRSGGNNREYGKRSGGNRGEDDTRSGGNRCEDDDRSGGHRRGVGDKSSGGNSGEEDKRPGENS; encoded by the exons ATGATGCATTCATTATGCACAACAGACACAG GCTACCATCCCCATGGTTTGATTAATCAAGGGGCAACCTGTTATTTAAACAGTGTGCTGCAGGTGTTCTTCATGACCAAGGACTTCAGAGAGGCTATTGAAAG TCAGGTATTTCCTAATGATCAAGAACAAGAGACCATTGATCACAAGCTTAAAAGGCTGTTTCAAAAATTAAAAGAGAAAGAAGCTGACACAAAGGACATTTCTTGGACATTGGACATTCAAACCG TATATGAGCAACGTGACGCCGCTGAGTTTTTTGAGAAGATTTTAAGCACGGTCAAGAATAATGTGTCTAAG ATCTTCGAAGGACAATTGTCGCACACTATCTCCTGTGCAAATAGTCATATTTCCAATATTGAACCTGGTCCATTTTGGGTTCTGCCCCTCTCCATGGACGTAACCTTAGGCCCTGGTCAAAGCTACAGTGTG AATGACGGTTTTGAGGAGTTTTTTGAGAAATCAActatcactggggacaagctgtACTGTGCTAAATGCAATGAAGAAGTGGAAGCAACAACT GCATGTAAGATGGTACATCACCCAGAGATTCTGACTCTGCTACTCAAGAGGTTTGAGTTTGACTACCATGGGATGACATATGTCAAAATTAAGCGCTCTGTGGACGTTCCTCACAAATTACAGACAGAG AATGGGGCATATGAACTCTATGCAATTGTGGACCATGAAGGAAGTCTAAGAAGTGGACATTACACTGCTACAATCAGGTCCTATGAGGATCAGAAGTGGTATTTGTTTAATGACAGCAACGTAAGCCTG ATCACATTGGAACCAAACTTAAG ATCACAAAGTGCTTATCTGCTTATTTATAGGACAT GTGGATACAGACAAGAAGAGGATAAGAGGTCAGgtggaaacagagaggaagatggaAAGAGTGTATgtggaaagaaagaaaaagagggagagaagaagttGTCAGGTGGAAACAGAGGAGACGAGGAGGGGAGCTCATGGTCAAAGAGAAGAGGAAATGAAAAGGATGCAGCTAAAAAGACACCAGAATATGAATGGATTGTAAATTGGTTTTACTCATGCATAACAACAATTGGATCATGGGGAAAAAGAGGAGAATATAAAATTGATGCAGATGAAAATAAAGGAGAAGGGGGCAAAAGTACAGATGGGGagaatggagatggagggaaggagaggtcaggTGCAAAGAGAGAAGATGATAAAACGTCAGGTGAAAAAAGTACAGACGAGGATCAGAGGTCAGGTGGAAACAGTAGTGAGGATGATGACAGGTCCGGTGGAAACAGAAGAGGAGAAGGTGATAAGAGGTCAGGTGGAAACAGTGAGGAAGAGGCTAAGAGGCCAGGTGGAAACAGTATGGAAAAGGATAAGAGGTCAG GTGGAAACAGTGAAGAAGAGGAAAAGAGGCCAGGTGGAAACAGAGAAGGTGATAAGATATCAGGTAGAAACAGTGAGGAAGAGGATAAGAGGTCAGGTGGAAACAGTGGAGGAGATAATAAGAGGACAGGTGGAAACAGTGAAGAAGAGGAAAAGAGGCCAGGTGGAAACAGAGAAGGTGATAAGATATCAGGTAGAAACAGTGAGGAAGAGGATAAGAGGCCAGGTGGAAACAGAGGAGAAGATGATACAAGGTCAGATGGAAACAGTAGTGAGGATGATGACAGGTCCGGTGGAAACAGAAGAGGAGAAGATGATAAGAGGTCAGGTGGAAGCAGTGGGGAAGATGATACGAGTTCAGGTGGAAGCAGTGGGGAAGATGATACGAGGTCAGTTGGAAACAGTGGAGAAGATCATAACAGGTCCGGTGGAAACAGAAGAGGAGAAGGTGATAAGAGGTCAGGTGGAAACAGTGAAGAAGAGGGTAAGAGGTCAGGTGGAAACAGTAAGGAAGAGGATAAGAGGCCAGGTGGAAACCGTAGAGAATATAATAAGAGGTCAGGTGGAAACAGTATAGAGGATGATGACAGGTCTGGTGGAAACAGAAGAGGAGAAGGTGATAAGAGGTCAGGTGGAAGCAGTGGGGAAGATGATAAGAGGTCAGGTGGAAACAGTATAGAGGATGATGACAGGTCTGGTGGAAACAGAAGAGGAGAAGGTGATAAGAGGTTAGGTGGAAGCAGTGGGGAAGATGATAAGAGGTCAGGTGGAAACCGTGGAGAATATAATAAGAGGTCAGGTGGAAACAGTATAGAGGATGATACAAGGTCAGGTGGAAACAGTATAGAGGATGATGACAGGTCTGGTGGAAACAGAAGAGGAGAAGGTGATAAGAGGTCAG GTGGAAACAGTATAGAGGATGATGACAGGTCTG GTGGAAACAGAGAAAAAGATGATAAGATGTCAGGTGAAAAAAGTAAGGAAGAGGATCAGAGGTCAGGTGGAAACAGTAGTGAGGATAATAATAGGTCTGATGGAAACAGTAAGGAAGAGGATCAGAGGTCAGGTGGAAACAGTAGTGAGGATAATAATAGGTCTGATGGAAACAGTAAGGAAGAGGATCAGAGGTCAGGTGGAAACAGTAGTGAGGATAATAATAGGTCTGATGGAAACAGTAAGGAAGAGGATCAGAGGTCAGGTGGAAACAGTGGAGAAAATAATAATAGGTCTGATGGAAACAGTAAGGAAGAGGATCAGAGGTCAGGTGGAAACAGTGGAGAAAATAATAATAGGTCTGATGGAAACAGTAAGGAAGAGGATCAGAGGTCAGGTGGAAACAGTAGTGAGGATAATAATAG GTCTGATGGAAACAGTAAGGAAGAGGATCAGAGGTCAGGTGGAAACAGTGGAGAAAATAATAATAGGTCTGATGGAAACAGTAAGGAAGAGGATCAGAGGTCAGGTGGAAACAGTGGAGAAAATAATAATAGGTCTGATGGAAACAGTAAGGAAGAGGATCAGAGGTCAGGTGGAAACAGTAGTGAGGATAATAATAGGTCTGATGGAAACAGTAAGGAAGAGGATCAGAGGTCAGGTGGAAACAGTATAGAAGATGATACAAGCTCGGGTGGAAATAGTAGTGAGGATGATGACAGGTCCGGTGGAAACAGAAGAGGAGAAGGTGATAACAGGTCAGGTGGAAACAGTGAGGAAGAGGATAAGAGGCCAGGTGGAAACAGTAAGGAAGGGGATAAGAGGCCAGGTGGAAACCGTGGAGAATATATTAAGAGGTCAGGTGGAAACAGTAAAGAGGATGATACAAGGTCAGGTGGAAACAGTAGTGAGGATGATGACAGGTCCGGTGGAAACAGACGAGGAGAAGTTGATAAGAGGTCAGGTGGAAACAATAGAGAATATGGTAAGAGGTCAGGTGGAAACAGAGGAGAAGATGATACAAGATCAGGAGGAAACAGGTGTGAGGATGATGACAGGTCCGGTGGACATAGAAGAGGAGTAGGTGATAAGAGTTCAGGTGGAAACAGTGGGGAAGAGGATAAGAGGCCAGGTGAAAACAGTTAG
- the LOC118368863 gene encoding uncharacterized protein DDB_G0290685-like isoform X12 yields the protein MMHSLCTTDTGYHPHGLINQGATCYLNSVLQVFFMTKDFREAIESQVFPNDQEQETIDHKLKRLFQKLKEKEADTKDISWTLDIQTVYEQRDAAEFFEKILSTVKNNVSKIFEGQLSHTISCANSHISNIEPGPFWVLPLSMDVTLGPGQSYSVNDGFEEFFEKSTITGDKLYCAKCNEEVEATTACKMVHHPEILTLLLKRFEFDYHGMTYVKIKRSVDVPHKLQTENGAYELYAIVDHEGSLRSGHYTATIRSYEDQKWYLFNDSNVSLITLEPNLRSQSAYLLIYRTCGYRQEEDKRSGGNREEDGKSVCGKKEKEGEKKLSGGNRGDEEGSSWSKRRGNEKDAAKKTPEYEWIVNWFYSCITTIGSWGKRGEYKIDADENKGEGGKSTDGENGDGGKERSGAKREDDKTSGEKSTDEDQRSGGNSSEDDDRSGGNRRGEGDKRSGGNSEEEAKRPGGNSMEKDKRSGGNSEEEEKRPGGNREGDKISGRNSEEEDKRSGGNSGGDNKRTGGNSEEEEKRPGGNREGDKISGRNSEEEDKRPGGNRGEDDTRSDGNSSEDDDRSGGNRRGEDDKRSGGSSGEDDTSSGGSSGEDDTRSVGNSGEDHNRSGGNRRGEGDKRSGGNSEEEGKRSGGNSKEEDKRPGGNRREYNKRSGGNSIEDDDRSGGNRRGEGDKRSGGSSGEDDKRSGGNSIEDDDRSGGNRRGEGDKRLGGSSGEDDKRSGGNRGEYNKRSGGNSIEDDTRSGGNSIEDDDRSGGNREKDDKMSGEKSKEEDQRSGGNSSEDDDRSGGNRRGEGDKRSGGSSGEDDKRSGGNSIEDDDRSGGNRRGEGDKRLGGSSGEDDKRSGGNCGEYNKRSGGNSIEDDDRSGGNRRGEGDKRSGGSNGEDDTRSGGNREKDDKMSGEKSKEEDQRSGGNSSEDNNRSDGNSKEEDQRSGGNSSEDNNRSDGNSKEEDQRSGGNSGENNNRSDGNSKEEDQRSGGNSSEDNNRSDGNSKEEDQRSGGNSGENNNRSDGNSKEEDQRSGGNSEEENKRSGGNREKDDKMSGEKSKEEDQRSGGNSSEDNNRSDGNSKEEDQRSGGNSSEDNNRSDGNSKEEDQRSGGNSSEDNNRSDGNSKEEDQRSGGNSGENNNRSDGNSKEEDQRSGGNSGENNNRSDGNSKEEDQRSGGNSSEDNNRSDGNSKEEDQRSGGNSGENNNRSDGNSKEEDQRSGGNSGENNNRSDGNSKEEDQRSGGNSSEDNNRSDGNSKEEDQRSGGNSIEDDTSSGGNSSEDDDRSGGNRRGEGDNRSGGNSEEEDKRPGGNSKEGDKRPGGNRGEYIKRSGGNSKEDDTRSGGNSSEDDDRSGGNRRGEVDKRSGGNNREYGKRSGGNRGEDDTRSGGNRCEDDDRSGGHRRGVGDKSSGGNSGEEDKRPGENS from the exons ATGATGCATTCATTATGCACAACAGACACAG GCTACCATCCCCATGGTTTGATTAATCAAGGGGCAACCTGTTATTTAAACAGTGTGCTGCAGGTGTTCTTCATGACCAAGGACTTCAGAGAGGCTATTGAAAG TCAGGTATTTCCTAATGATCAAGAACAAGAGACCATTGATCACAAGCTTAAAAGGCTGTTTCAAAAATTAAAAGAGAAAGAAGCTGACACAAAGGACATTTCTTGGACATTGGACATTCAAACCG TATATGAGCAACGTGACGCCGCTGAGTTTTTTGAGAAGATTTTAAGCACGGTCAAGAATAATGTGTCTAAG ATCTTCGAAGGACAATTGTCGCACACTATCTCCTGTGCAAATAGTCATATTTCCAATATTGAACCTGGTCCATTTTGGGTTCTGCCCCTCTCCATGGACGTAACCTTAGGCCCTGGTCAAAGCTACAGTGTG AATGACGGTTTTGAGGAGTTTTTTGAGAAATCAActatcactggggacaagctgtACTGTGCTAAATGCAATGAAGAAGTGGAAGCAACAACT GCATGTAAGATGGTACATCACCCAGAGATTCTGACTCTGCTACTCAAGAGGTTTGAGTTTGACTACCATGGGATGACATATGTCAAAATTAAGCGCTCTGTGGACGTTCCTCACAAATTACAGACAGAG AATGGGGCATATGAACTCTATGCAATTGTGGACCATGAAGGAAGTCTAAGAAGTGGACATTACACTGCTACAATCAGGTCCTATGAGGATCAGAAGTGGTATTTGTTTAATGACAGCAACGTAAGCCTG ATCACATTGGAACCAAACTTAAG ATCACAAAGTGCTTATCTGCTTATTTATAGGACAT GTGGATACAGACAAGAAGAGGATAAGAGGTCAGgtggaaacagagaggaagatggaAAGAGTGTATgtggaaagaaagaaaaagagggagagaagaagttGTCAGGTGGAAACAGAGGAGACGAGGAGGGGAGCTCATGGTCAAAGAGAAGAGGAAATGAAAAGGATGCAGCTAAAAAGACACCAGAATATGAATGGATTGTAAATTGGTTTTACTCATGCATAACAACAATTGGATCATGGGGAAAAAGAGGAGAATATAAAATTGATGCAGATGAAAATAAAGGAGAAGGGGGCAAAAGTACAGATGGGGagaatggagatggagggaaggagaggtcaggTGCAAAGAGAGAAGATGATAAAACGTCAGGTGAAAAAAGTACAGACGAGGATCAGAGGTCAGGTGGAAACAGTAGTGAGGATGATGACAGGTCCGGTGGAAACAGAAGAGGAGAAGGTGATAAGAGGTCAGGTGGAAACAGTGAGGAAGAGGCTAAGAGGCCAGGTGGAAACAGTATGGAAAAGGATAAGAGGTCAG GTGGAAACAGTGAAGAAGAGGAAAAGAGGCCAGGTGGAAACAGAGAAGGTGATAAGATATCAGGTAGAAACAGTGAGGAAGAGGATAAGAGGTCAGGTGGAAACAGTGGAGGAGATAATAAGAGGACAGGTGGAAACAGTGAAGAAGAGGAAAAGAGGCCAGGTGGAAACAGAGAAGGTGATAAGATATCAGGTAGAAACAGTGAGGAAGAGGATAAGAGGCCAGGTGGAAACAGAGGAGAAGATGATACAAGGTCAGATGGAAACAGTAGTGAGGATGATGACAGGTCCGGTGGAAACAGAAGAGGAGAAGATGATAAGAGGTCAGGTGGAAGCAGTGGGGAAGATGATACGAGTTCAGGTGGAAGCAGTGGGGAAGATGATACGAGGTCAGTTGGAAACAGTGGAGAAGATCATAACAGGTCCGGTGGAAACAGAAGAGGAGAAGGTGATAAGAGGTCAGGTGGAAACAGTGAAGAAGAGGGTAAGAGGTCAGGTGGAAACAGTAAGGAAGAGGATAAGAGGCCAGGTGGAAACCGTAGAGAATATAATAAGAGGTCAGGTGGAAACAGTATAGAGGATGATGACAGGTCTGGTGGAAACAGAAGAGGAGAAGGTGATAAGAGGTCAGGTGGAAGCAGTGGGGAAGATGATAAGAGGTCAGGTGGAAACAGTATAGAGGATGATGACAGGTCTGGTGGAAACAGAAGAGGAGAAGGTGATAAGAGGTTAGGTGGAAGCAGTGGGGAAGATGATAAGAGGTCAGGTGGAAACCGTGGAGAATATAATAAGAGGTCAGGTGGAAACAGTATAGAGGATGATACAAGGTCAGGTGGAAACAGTATAGAGGATGATGACAGGTCTG GTGGAAACAGAGAAAAAGATGATAAGATGTCAGGTGAAAAAAGTAAGGAAGAGGATCAGAGGTCAG GTGGAAACAGTAGTGAGGATGATGACAG GTCTGGTGGAAACAGAAGAGGAGAAGGTGATAAGAGGTCAGGTGGAAGCAGTGGGGAAGATGATAAGAGGTCAGGTGGAAACAGTATAGAGGATGATGACAGGTCTGGTGGAAACAGAAGAGGAGAAGGTGATAAGAGGTTAGGTGGAAGCAGTGGGGAAGATGATAAGAGGTCAGGTGGAAACTGTGGAGAATATAATAAGAGGTCAGGTGGAAACAGTATAGAGGATGATGACAGGTCTGGTGGAAACAGAAGAGGAGAAGGTGATAAGAGGTCAGGTGGAAGCAATGGGGAAGATGATACGAGGTCAG GTGGAAACAGAGAAAAAGATGATAAGATGTCAGGTGAAAAAAGTAAGGAAGAGGATCAGAGGTCAGGTGGAAACAGTAGTGAGGATAATAATAGGTCTGATGGAAACAGTAAGGAAGAGGATCAGAGGTCAGGTGGAAACAGTAGTGAGGATAATAATAGGTCTGATGGAAACAGTAAGGAAGAGGATCAGAGGTCAGGTGGAAACAGTGGAGAAAATAATAATAGGTCTGATGGAAACAGTAAGGAAGAGGATCAGAGGTCAGGTGGAAACAGTAGTGAGGATAATAATAGGTCTGATGGAAACAGTAAGGAAGAGGATCAGAGGTCAGGTGGAAACAGTGGAGAAAATAATAATAGGTCTGATGGAAACAGTAAGGAAGAGGATCAGAGGTCAG GTGGAAACAGTGAGGAAGAGAATAAGAGGTCAGGTGGAAACAGAGAAAAAGATGATAAGATGTCAGGTGAAAAAAGTAAGGAAGAGGATCAGAGGTCAGGTGGAAACAGTAGTGAGGATAATAATAGGTCTGATGGAAACAGTAAGGAAGAGGATCAGAGGTCAGGTGGAAACAGTAGTGAGGATAATAATAGGTCTGATGGAAACAGTAAGGAAGAGGATCAGAGGTCAGGTGGAAACAGTAGTGAGGATAATAATAGGTCTGATGGAAACAGTAAGGAAGAGGATCAGAGGTCAGGTGGAAACAGTGGAGAAAATAATAATAGGTCTGATGGAAACAGTAAGGAAGAGGATCAGAGGTCAGGTGGAAACAGTGGAGAAAATAATAATAGGTCTGATGGAAACAGTAAGGAAGAGGATCAGAGGTCAGGTGGAAACAGTAGTGAGGATAATAATAG GTCTGATGGAAACAGTAAGGAAGAGGATCAGAGGTCAGGTGGAAACAGTGGAGAAAATAATAATAGGTCTGATGGAAACAGTAAGGAAGAGGATCAGAGGTCAGGTGGAAACAGTGGAGAAAATAATAATAGGTCTGATGGAAACAGTAAGGAAGAGGATCAGAGGTCAGGTGGAAACAGTAGTGAGGATAATAATAGGTCTGATGGAAACAGTAAGGAAGAGGATCAGAGGTCAGGTGGAAACAGTATAGAAGATGATACAAGCTCGGGTGGAAATAGTAGTGAGGATGATGACAGGTCCGGTGGAAACAGAAGAGGAGAAGGTGATAACAGGTCAGGTGGAAACAGTGAGGAAGAGGATAAGAGGCCAGGTGGAAACAGTAAGGAAGGGGATAAGAGGCCAGGTGGAAACCGTGGAGAATATATTAAGAGGTCAGGTGGAAACAGTAAAGAGGATGATACAAGGTCAGGTGGAAACAGTAGTGAGGATGATGACAGGTCCGGTGGAAACAGACGAGGAGAAGTTGATAAGAGGTCAGGTGGAAACAATAGAGAATATGGTAAGAGGTCAGGTGGAAACAGAGGAGAAGATGATACAAGATCAGGAGGAAACAGGTGTGAGGATGATGACAGGTCCGGTGGACATAGAAGAGGAGTAGGTGATAAGAGTTCAGGTGGAAACAGTGGGGAAGAGGATAAGAGGCCAGGTGAAAACAGTTAG